A stretch of the Bacillus mesophilus genome encodes the following:
- a CDS encoding ABC transporter ATP-binding protein, with the protein MTIDMIEVDGLVKRYEKHTAVNNVKFTVKAGEVFGLLGPNGAGKTTTIEMLVGLRKPDGGTARLAGFDIRKQIGKVKEVIGVQLQSTSLFELLTVQEIMEMYASFYPSHVSISELIEEVLLTEKKKDRIKYLSGGQKQRLAIALAIIHDPKIVFLDEPTTGLDPQARRTLWDIIEKLKSRGKTVVLSTHYMDEAHVLCDRIAIMDQGQLIALDTPTTLVRNLQSDSAVEFSLLHNEDASFLHSLQGVKQVSNRNERYVLYTDSIQLTLTDLIQQASNQNINLQDLQTRTATLEDVFIHMTGRSLRE; encoded by the coding sequence ATGACGATAGATATGATTGAAGTTGATGGATTAGTAAAAAGATATGAAAAACACACCGCTGTTAATAATGTGAAATTCACAGTTAAAGCAGGAGAGGTGTTTGGGCTACTGGGGCCTAACGGTGCAGGGAAAACTACAACGATTGAAATGCTTGTTGGACTTCGGAAACCTGATGGAGGAACAGCAAGACTAGCTGGCTTTGATATTCGTAAGCAAATTGGAAAAGTAAAGGAAGTAATAGGTGTTCAGCTCCAGTCCACTTCACTGTTTGAGTTATTGACAGTTCAGGAAATTATGGAGATGTATGCTAGCTTTTATCCAAGTCATGTATCAATATCAGAATTAATAGAAGAAGTGTTGTTAACTGAAAAGAAGAAAGACAGAATTAAATACCTTTCTGGTGGTCAGAAACAGAGATTAGCCATTGCGCTGGCAATTATTCATGACCCTAAAATTGTGTTTCTTGACGAACCAACAACAGGTTTAGATCCTCAAGCACGGAGGACATTATGGGACATCATTGAAAAACTGAAATCTAGAGGGAAAACAGTAGTTCTTTCCACACATTATATGGATGAAGCACATGTGCTTTGTGATCGGATTGCCATTATGGATCAAGGTCAGCTTATTGCATTAGATACACCTACGACGTTAGTGAGAAACCTTCAATCAGATAGTGCGGTTGAGTTTTCACTTTTACATAATGAAGATGCTTCTTTCTTACATTCATTACAGGGTGTAAAGCAAGTGAGCAATCGAAACGAACGATATGTATTATACACAGATTCTATTCAGTTAACGTTAACTGACTTGATTCAACAAGCATCAAACCAAAACATCAATCTACAAGATTTGCAAACAAGAACAGCAACATTAGAGGATGTCTTTATTCACATGACAGGAAGGAGCTTACGAGAATGA
- a CDS encoding DUF6526 family protein yields MEQNYKKHAMIDPLFHYVLAPLALLTVILGIIQIVNGFSISSLLLFVGAVLFFLIIAKLRLYALKLQDRIIRSEENFRYYVLTGKRLDSRITMKQLIALRFASDEEFPSMVEKAVNDNLTPNQIKQLVENWRGDYHRV; encoded by the coding sequence TTGGAACAGAATTACAAAAAACATGCTATGATTGATCCGCTTTTCCATTACGTATTGGCTCCACTGGCTTTACTCACTGTCATTCTTGGAATCATTCAAATCGTAAATGGATTTTCAATATCTAGTCTACTGTTGTTCGTTGGAGCTGTTTTGTTTTTCCTTATCATTGCAAAATTAAGACTTTATGCGTTAAAACTTCAGGATCGCATTATTCGTTCTGAAGAAAACTTTCGTTACTATGTTTTAACGGGGAAACGACTTGATTCTCGAATTACTATGAAACAGTTAATCGCCTTACGTTTTGCAAGTGATGAAGAATTTCCTAGTATGGTCGAAAAAGCAGTAAATGATAATTTAACACCTAATCAAATTAAACAACTGGTAGAAAATTGGCGTGGAGATTACCATCGCGTATAA
- a CDS encoding dihydrolipoyl dehydrogenase family protein, with product MPKKALVRSMEVWNNIQQAEEFGANVSDATLNWTRVIERKNTIINKFTSGKEPKLKKLGVEFVRGHAKFASPTSIKVGDSEYYGERFLIGTGSKPSTPAIKGIEHAVTSKEILNLTSLPSSIAILGGGVISLEFAYILASAGVNVTIVLRGNTLLKTMDNETSELVLNMTKERGIEVKTNVHTESVLKHGDGHYTLIGQVDGKTLELETEIVMNATGRTPQVDGLGLENAGVRYSDKGIHVNEYFETTASGIYAAGDVIGGLMLTPIATYEAKLAIRNAIRGNKEKADYTLVPHAIFTMPPIANIGLSEEAAKEKGIEYKVYKSYLKHSAVAIILGEEAGYIKILTDKETGQIIGFHMVGIHADEIVHSMAIAMKAKFTIHDLAEIINVHPTISETLMLMAGK from the coding sequence ATGCCAAAAAAGGCCTTGGTAAGGTCTATGGAAGTATGGAATAACATTCAACAAGCAGAGGAATTTGGGGCTAATGTTTCAGATGCTACTCTAAATTGGACTAGAGTGATAGAGCGAAAGAATACGATTATAAACAAATTCACCAGTGGGAAAGAACCTAAACTAAAAAAACTAGGTGTTGAATTTGTAAGAGGGCATGCTAAGTTTGCATCCCCTACCTCGATTAAAGTTGGGGACTCAGAATACTATGGAGAGCGCTTCCTCATTGGAACAGGCTCCAAACCCTCCACTCCTGCTATTAAAGGAATTGAGCACGCTGTTACAAGTAAGGAAATTTTAAATCTAACTTCCTTACCAAGCTCTATTGCCATTCTTGGTGGTGGAGTTATTAGTCTCGAATTTGCTTATATTTTGGCGAGTGCAGGAGTAAACGTGACGATTGTACTAAGAGGGAATACCTTATTAAAAACCATGGACAACGAGACATCTGAACTTGTCCTTAATATGACAAAAGAACGTGGAATTGAAGTGAAAACAAATGTTCATACTGAGTCTGTTCTTAAACATGGAGATGGCCACTATACACTAATTGGTCAAGTCGATGGAAAAACATTGGAGCTTGAAACAGAAATCGTGATGAATGCAACAGGACGTACTCCACAAGTAGATGGATTAGGTTTAGAAAATGCAGGAGTACGTTATTCTGATAAGGGAATCCATGTAAATGAATATTTTGAAACCACAGCCTCTGGTATTTATGCAGCTGGAGATGTTATCGGTGGCTTAATGCTCACTCCTATCGCGACTTATGAGGCTAAACTAGCGATTCGTAATGCGATTAGAGGGAATAAGGAAAAAGCGGATTATACGCTTGTACCTCATGCAATTTTTACGATGCCTCCTATTGCAAATATTGGGTTGTCTGAAGAAGCGGCTAAGGAAAAAGGAATTGAATACAAAGTATATAAATCTTATTTAAAACATAGTGCAGTTGCAATCATATTAGGCGAAGAAGCGGGATATATAAAAATACTCACAGATAAGGAAACGGGTCAGATCATTGGCTTTCATATGGTCGGAATACATGCAGATGAAATCGTCCACTCTATGGCAATTGCAATGAAGGCCAAGTTTACAATCCATGACCTAGCTGAAATTATCAACGTTCATCCTACTATTTCTGAAACGTTAATGCTAATGGCAGGTAAATAA
- a CDS encoding oxidoreductase: MVWTLKEMSSQEGKIAIITGANSGLGLETAKALVERGANVILAVRNLSKGEEAKQFIISQTKTEFSSRLVVMSLDLGDLQSIKRFAESFQATYNQLHMLINNAGVMVPPFSKTKDGFELQFGTNHLGHFALTGLLLPVLKKTEDARIITLSSIAHRGAEIYFDNLDGEKGYKAGKFYGQSKLANLYFAIALDEKLKEASSNIKSIGCHPGISSTNLFRLGRETSPWFVKLLLPLISQSAEKGALPILYSATHPDLQGGEYIGPNGAGNRKGFPAIEKPHQSAANREVMDRLWHRSEELTGVTFALEN, encoded by the coding sequence GTGGTTTGGACCCTTAAAGAAATGAGTAGCCAAGAAGGTAAGATTGCGATCATCACAGGAGCGAATAGTGGTCTTGGGCTTGAGACAGCTAAGGCCCTTGTAGAAAGAGGAGCAAATGTGATTTTAGCTGTTCGTAATCTGAGTAAGGGCGAAGAAGCTAAACAATTTATTATATCTCAAACGAAGACAGAGTTCTCTTCTCGTTTGGTAGTTATGTCCCTAGATTTAGGGGATTTACAAAGTATAAAAAGATTTGCTGAAAGCTTTCAAGCTACATATAATCAATTGCATATGTTGATCAACAATGCTGGAGTGATGGTTCCTCCATTTTCAAAGACTAAGGATGGATTTGAACTTCAATTTGGAACAAACCACTTGGGGCATTTCGCGCTAACGGGACTTCTGCTTCCCGTTCTTAAGAAGACTGAGGATGCTAGGATTATTACACTTAGCTCTATTGCCCATCGAGGTGCTGAAATTTATTTTGATAACTTGGATGGAGAAAAAGGATACAAAGCAGGGAAGTTTTATGGACAGAGTAAACTAGCTAATCTTTACTTTGCAATAGCATTGGATGAGAAATTAAAAGAAGCGAGTTCCAACATAAAGAGTATCGGGTGTCATCCTGGAATTTCTTCAACCAATTTATTTAGATTAGGAAGAGAGACATCCCCTTGGTTTGTAAAGCTGTTATTACCTTTAATTTCTCAGTCGGCTGAAAAAGGTGCATTACCTATCTTATATTCTGCTACCCATCCAGATTTACAGGGTGGAGAATACATTGGTCCCAATGGGGCTGGAAATCGAAAGGGCTTTCCAGCCATTGAGAAGCCTCATCAATCAGCAGCTAATCGAGAAGTAATGGATAGGCTCTGGCATCGATCAGAAGAACTGACAGGAGTTACCTTTGCACTTGAGAATTGA
- a CDS encoding HAD family hydrolase — protein MTKNRAAFFDIDGTFYRDSLLIEHFKRMIKYEIISPSVWHEQVKHTFQDWDKRQGNYDVYLLDVSKIYVEHLTNVSKEDIEFIAKQVIRLKADRVYKYTRKQIKWHLENGDKVIFISGSPDFLVSKMAEKYHATDYRGSTYHIDEKGFFNGKVQPMWDSVNKEKTIQEMVEKHDIDLDQSYAYGDTNGDITMFKYVGNPVAINPAKELLSAITDQEDLRNKIRIIVERKDVIYQIDPKSNSVTFD, from the coding sequence ATGACCAAAAATAGAGCAGCGTTCTTTGACATTGATGGAACGTTTTATCGTGATTCATTATTAATTGAACATTTTAAAAGAATGATTAAGTATGAAATTATATCGCCATCTGTTTGGCACGAACAAGTGAAGCACACTTTTCAAGATTGGGACAAGCGCCAAGGTAATTATGATGTGTACCTTCTAGATGTAAGTAAAATTTATGTTGAACATCTAACAAATGTTTCAAAAGAAGATATCGAGTTTATTGCAAAACAAGTAATCCGTTTAAAAGCAGATCGAGTGTATAAATACACCAGAAAGCAAATAAAATGGCATTTGGAAAATGGTGACAAGGTAATATTTATTTCCGGGAGTCCAGATTTTCTAGTATCTAAAATGGCTGAAAAATATCATGCAACGGATTATCGTGGGTCAACCTATCATATAGACGAAAAAGGATTTTTCAACGGTAAGGTCCAACCGATGTGGGATTCTGTGAATAAAGAGAAGACCATACAAGAAATGGTCGAGAAGCATGACATCGACCTGGACCAAAGCTACGCTTATGGTGATACAAATGGTGATATCACCATGTTTAAATATGTAGGAAATCCAGTAGCGATTAATCCTGCAAAAGAGTTACTAAGTGCTATTACGGATCAAGAAGATTTAAGGAATAAGATTCGAATCATCGTTGAGAGAAAAGATGTAATCTATCAAATAGATCCTAAGTCAAACTCCGTAACGTTTGATTAG
- a CDS encoding DUF3219 family protein, with the protein MVQEIILNNIPIKVESYKEDNIDGLIKISVDFKVTSDEYHDITTLLYNGTFEVKVLPKGFTFQGTITQYSTSFTNLYEKNQVGVFSLSLLEVKH; encoded by the coding sequence TTGGTACAAGAAATAATTCTTAATAATATACCAATTAAAGTAGAGAGTTATAAAGAAGACAATATTGATGGTTTAATTAAGATTTCAGTAGATTTCAAAGTTACAAGTGACGAGTATCATGACATTACTACGTTACTTTATAATGGAACATTCGAAGTAAAAGTACTTCCTAAGGGTTTTACCTTTCAAGGAACTATTACTCAATACTCAACTTCGTTTACTAATTTATACGAGAAAAATCAAGTTGGAGTCTTCAGCTTGAGCCTTCTTGAAGTAAAGCATTAA
- a CDS encoding LLM class flavin-dependent oxidoreductase: MRLSILDQSPISSNQTAREALTNSMKLAQAGEALGYTRYWIAEHHDLPGLACPAPEVMLGYIGAHTNTIRIGSGATLLPHYKPYKVAETYNMLATLFPDRIDLGIGRAPGGSAEATNALNDNFLQKVYDMPNSVKELLHFIHNDLPSDHQHAKVTASPLPKKPPVLWLLGTSKKSAILAAENGLSYTFGKFMSDQDGIEIIKQYRDSFKLRKKDQKPDVILTVSAFCAETTEQAEEIATSALVWSLQLQKDEGHRGIPSIKEAMSYELDEKEKESIKQIKSKMIIGCPREVKQGLEHLQKTYQADEIMMITNTHRLEDKIRSYELIAQELEL; the protein is encoded by the coding sequence ATGAGACTAAGCATTTTAGATCAATCTCCGATATCCTCCAACCAAACAGCCCGTGAGGCATTAACTAATTCTATGAAGTTAGCACAAGCTGGTGAGGCACTTGGATATACTCGATATTGGATTGCAGAACATCATGATCTACCAGGACTCGCCTGCCCTGCACCTGAAGTGATGTTAGGTTATATTGGTGCACACACTAATACGATTCGAATAGGATCTGGAGCTACATTACTTCCCCATTACAAACCATATAAAGTAGCTGAGACCTACAACATGCTAGCAACGTTGTTTCCAGATCGAATTGACTTAGGAATCGGACGAGCTCCAGGGGGATCAGCTGAAGCAACGAATGCATTAAATGATAATTTCCTACAAAAGGTTTATGATATGCCAAACTCAGTAAAAGAATTGCTACATTTTATACACAATGATCTCCCAAGTGATCATCAACATGCAAAAGTGACTGCATCACCATTACCCAAAAAACCTCCTGTGCTGTGGCTTCTTGGAACAAGTAAAAAAAGCGCGATACTAGCGGCTGAAAATGGCTTGTCCTATACGTTTGGTAAGTTTATGAGTGATCAAGATGGGATAGAGATAATTAAGCAATATCGAGACTCTTTTAAACTGAGAAAAAAGGATCAGAAGCCTGACGTAATCTTAACTGTATCGGCCTTTTGTGCGGAAACTACTGAACAAGCAGAAGAAATAGCTACAAGTGCACTTGTATGGTCGCTACAACTACAAAAAGATGAAGGACACCGTGGGATTCCTTCTATTAAAGAAGCAATGTCTTACGAACTAGATGAGAAAGAAAAGGAATCTATAAAGCAGATAAAAAGCAAGATGATCATCGGCTGCCCTCGAGAAGTAAAGCAAGGACTTGAGCATTTACAAAAGACATATCAAGCAGATGAAATCATGATGATCACGAATACACATAGATTAGAAGATAAAATCCGATCTTATGAATTAATTGCCCAAGAGCTTGAACTTTAG
- a CDS encoding PQQ-dependent sugar dehydrogenase: MKNVKVRLRPIVSKLNLPTVIKTTILPGETVERLFIATQVGEIFYISDKGLSAFLDIRPQIIKLGEKRGGYDERGLLGLAFHPQFQYNGLFYLHYSVAGTQGPGALSDSFEPNPCDPSTINLSWENRETQYDHIDTVEEWILQPNRQPQKRRTLLNLRRPFFNHNGFNSLNFSPETGRLVLTTGDGGSGFDPFNLSQDNMEIAGKIIEIDVSKNITMYNPPIISRFNELPTYIQETLTVIAKGVRNIPGIAFQRYYNEYIKYVGNVGQELVESIFSFVHYKPIPVTQLVQASSMNTEANLDGLINFGWRGWEGDFPTSMIRDCSGNADLDEKTITYYKEAVKLSKKHLPPLTTYYHQDPRLDKFEGTALTGVQPYMGIEIPDITGAVVFTDISQIGEDPARGALAYTKVRSDGISNDYGVIETNHESGSQSAYYVSLGTNLNQTRLFLGVYGSMKVTDLNKGTVYEVVS, translated from the coding sequence GTGAAAAACGTTAAGGTAAGATTACGCCCCATTGTTAGTAAACTAAATTTGCCAACGGTTATTAAAACAACGATTCTCCCTGGTGAAACTGTTGAAAGATTATTTATTGCAACACAGGTAGGAGAAATTTTTTATATAAGTGACAAAGGCTTAAGTGCTTTTTTAGATATTCGTCCCCAAATCATAAAATTAGGTGAAAAGCGTGGTGGTTATGATGAACGAGGATTGCTTGGGCTCGCATTTCATCCTCAATTCCAGTATAACGGTTTATTCTATCTTCACTATTCAGTAGCTGGAACACAAGGTCCTGGTGCTCTTTCTGACTCTTTTGAGCCTAACCCGTGTGATCCAAGTACCATAAATCTAAGCTGGGAAAATAGGGAAACTCAGTATGACCATATTGATACTGTGGAAGAATGGATTCTACAACCCAATCGTCAGCCTCAAAAACGACGAACACTATTAAATCTGAGAAGGCCATTCTTTAATCATAATGGGTTTAATAGCTTAAATTTTTCACCTGAGACAGGAAGACTTGTATTAACAACTGGAGATGGTGGATCAGGGTTTGATCCATTTAATTTGAGTCAGGATAACATGGAAATAGCCGGTAAGATCATTGAAATTGACGTTAGTAAGAATATAACGATGTACAATCCACCTATTATATCTCGCTTTAATGAGCTACCAACATATATTCAAGAAACACTCACCGTTATTGCTAAAGGGGTTCGAAATATACCAGGTATTGCATTTCAAAGATATTATAATGAATATATTAAATATGTCGGTAATGTTGGACAAGAATTGGTCGAGTCCATTTTCTCGTTTGTTCACTATAAACCTATTCCAGTTACTCAGCTTGTTCAAGCTTCCTCTATGAACACTGAAGCTAATCTAGACGGACTTATTAACTTCGGATGGCGTGGCTGGGAGGGGGATTTTCCTACTTCAATGATTAGGGACTGTTCAGGAAATGCAGATTTAGATGAGAAAACGATAACTTATTACAAGGAAGCAGTAAAACTATCGAAGAAACACCTACCTCCCTTAACTACTTACTACCATCAAGACCCTAGACTAGATAAATTTGAAGGAACTGCACTTACAGGCGTTCAGCCTTATATGGGAATTGAGATTCCAGATATAACGGGAGCAGTTGTGTTTACTGATATCTCCCAAATCGGAGAAGATCCTGCTAGAGGGGCTTTAGCTTATACCAAGGTAAGATCAGATGGGATATCAAATGATTATGGAGTAATTGAAACTAATCATGAATCTGGCTCTCAATCAGCATATTATGTAAGCTTAGGAACGAATCTGAACCAAACTAGACTTTTCTTAGGTGTATATGGATCTATGAAAGTAACTGATTTAAATAAAGGAACTGTATATGAAGTTGTGTCATAA
- a CDS encoding fumarylacetoacetate hydrolase family protein: MKTIQQVKTIVRYQNNNKVHYGMLENDEIIQLSSDFNEIVNNELKYDGVRLKYSEVKVLEPVVPSKIVNFGWTYAAHAEETGGEANLREPFLFLKPYSSVIPDEGEIILPSTDLTNQVELEGEVALVIGKRGKNIKEEDALDYVFGCTIFNDVTARDLTKSDPQFTRGKGFDTFGPLGPHIVTGIDPTNLRIVTTLNGEVVQDGNTNEMSFSIPFLISWISKVMTLEPGDILATGSPSGSCPMKSGDTVVVEVEKIGKLRNYVK, encoded by the coding sequence ATGAAAACAATACAACAAGTGAAAACAATCGTACGGTATCAGAACAACAATAAAGTACATTATGGAATGCTAGAAAATGATGAGATTATCCAATTGTCTAGTGATTTTAATGAAATAGTTAATAATGAACTAAAATACGATGGCGTAAGACTTAAATATAGTGAAGTAAAGGTTTTAGAACCAGTAGTTCCTTCAAAAATTGTTAATTTTGGTTGGACTTATGCCGCACACGCAGAAGAGACTGGCGGAGAAGCAAATCTTCGTGAACCATTTTTGTTTTTAAAGCCATATTCTTCTGTCATTCCGGATGAGGGAGAAATCATTCTTCCATCTACTGATTTAACAAACCAGGTTGAATTAGAGGGAGAAGTAGCACTCGTAATCGGAAAACGCGGGAAAAATATAAAAGAAGAAGATGCATTAGATTATGTCTTTGGCTGTACCATTTTTAATGATGTGACAGCAAGAGACCTTACTAAATCAGATCCCCAATTTACAAGAGGAAAGGGCTTCGACACGTTTGGTCCATTAGGTCCCCATATTGTTACAGGCATAGATCCGACAAACCTAAGAATTGTGACTACTTTAAACGGAGAAGTTGTCCAAGATGGGAATACAAATGAGATGTCATTTTCAATTCCTTTCCTGATCAGTTGGATTTCAAAGGTTATGACGCTTGAGCCGGGAGATATATTAGCGACTGGTTCACCTTCAGGGAGTTGTCCAATGAAATCAGGAGACACAGTAGTAGTTGAAGTCGAGAAAATAGGTAAACTTCGTAACTACGTGAAGTAG
- a CDS encoding YrhK family protein — protein MIKKLKNRTTLDEKTIQIQLRKKKIIINNRYRLIYYLNNIVQGFLYMIGSILFLLEVNRVISISCFLVGSILMVTRSLIHIVRDIHLMKFDKKET, from the coding sequence ATGATAAAAAAACTAAAGAATAGAACCACACTCGATGAGAAGACTATTCAAATTCAATTAAGGAAAAAGAAAATAATAATAAACAATCGTTATCGATTGATTTATTACTTAAACAACATTGTTCAAGGCTTTTTATATATGATAGGAAGTATTTTATTTTTATTAGAAGTGAACAGAGTAATTTCTATTTCTTGTTTTCTGGTAGGTAGTATCCTAATGGTTACCCGTTCACTTATTCATATTGTTAGAGATATTCATTTAATGAAATTTGATAAAAAAGAAACTTAA